In the genome of Pseudomonas sp. B33.4, the window CGCCTTTGCGGTAGACACGGCCCTGATAGTCGACGCCGGACAAACGGGTTTCAGCGCTGAACGGCACAGCGGTCAGGGTTTCCAGCGCCGGCTCAGGCTGCGGATGCAGACCGCGCAAGTACTCAACGATGGATTTACCTTCAGCGGTTTCGTCGGCCAGCGAGGCGAACAGCGCGCCCTCAGCCAGCTCGCGCCCCGTCACACCTGGCGCGGCATACACCGCACTGCAGCGACGGTTACCGAAAGTGATGGTGCCAGTCTTGTCGAGCAGCAACACATGCACGTCGCCCGCCGCTTCCACGGCGCGACCGGATTTGGCGATCACATTCAGACGCACCAGACGATCCATCCCGGCGATACCGATCGCCGACAACAGACCGCCAATGGTGGTCGGAATCAGCGTGACCAGCAGTGCCACCAGAAACACCAGCGGCAGGCTGCCGTTGGCGAAATGCGCGAACGGTTGCAGCGTCACGACGACCAGCAGGAAGATCAGGGTCAGGCCGATCAGCAGAATGTCCAGCGCCACTTCGTTCGGGGTTTTCTGCCGCTTGGCGCCTTCGACCAGTGCGATCATGCGGTCAAGGGTCGACTCGCCCGGGTTGGCGGTGATCTGCACCAGCAACCAGTCGGAGACCAGTCGCGTGTTGCCGGTGACGGCCGAACGGTCGCCGCCGGATTCGCGAATCACCGGCGCCGATTCACCGGTGATCGCCGCCTCGTTGACTGCCGCGATACCTTCGATGACTTCGCCGTCGCCGGGGATCATCTCCCCCGCTTCGACGCGCACCACATCGCCCTTGCGCAGACTCGCTGCCGGTACCACCTGAAAGCCGCCGTTGGCCAGTTTGCGCCGGGCGCTGAGGCCTTCGCTGCCAGCCTTGAGGCTGTCGGCACGGGCCTTGCCGCGACCTTCGGCCAGGGCTTCGGCGAAGTTGGCGAACAGCACGGTGAACCACAGCCACAGAGCGATTTGCGCAGCCACGAAGGTCGGCACATCCGCGTCAGGAATGAAGCACAGCACGGTGGTGAAAATCGCGGTCAGTTCGACCACCAGCATCACCGGCGAGCGCTTCAGTTGCCGAGGGTCGAGCTTGACGAAGGCTTGCACCAGCGCCGGCCGCCACAGGGCCGAGATCGCGGTTTTCGGTGCTTCTGCCGACTTGGTCGGCTCTGCAGGTTTTGCAGGAACGTGCATATTCATGATGGATTCCTTAGAAGCCCATACTTAAATGTTCGGCAATTGGGCCGAGCGCCAGAGTCGGCAGAAAGGTCAGGCCGCCCACCAGCAAAATGGTCACGGTCAACAGGGTCACGAACAGCGGGCCATGAGTCGGGAAGCTGTTCTGGCCGATCGGTGCGGTTTTCTTCATCGCCAGACTGCCAGCCAGCGCCAGCACGGGAAGGATGTAACCGAAGCGGCCGATCAACATGCCCAGGCCGAGCATCAGGTTATGAAACGGCGTGTTCGCGCTCAGGCCACCGAACGCCGAGCCGTTGTTGGCGCTTGCCGAGGTGTAGGCATAAAGCAACTGACTGAAACCGTGCGGTCCGGGGTTGCTGATGGTCGCCGCAGCACTGGGAACCGCTGCGGCAATCGCACCGAGCACCAGCACGCCAACCGGCATCACCAACAGAGTGACGACCAGCAATTGCACTTCGCGCGCCTGGAGTTTCTTGCCGAGGTATTCCGGTGTACGTCCGATCATCAAACCGGCAAGGAACACCGCGATCAGCACGTTGAGCAACATGCCGTAGAGCCCGGCACCGACGCCGCCGAAGATCACTTCGCCGACCATCATGTTGACCAGCGCGACCATGCCGCTGAGCGGGTTGAGGCTATCGTGCATGCCGTTGACCGAGCCGTTCGAAGCCGCCGTCGTCGTCACCGACCACAGCACCGTGGCGGTGGTGCCAAAGCGCGCTTCTTTACCTTCCAGCGGTGCGGTCTGTTCGACGGCACCGTTGCTCAGCGTCGGGTTCGGTTGATACTCCGCCCACAGCGAGGTCGCGCCGCCGATCAGGAACAGCGCCAGCATGCAGGCGATGATCGCGCGGCTCTGACGCAGGTCCTTGACGTAATGGCCGAAGGTGAACACCAGCGCCACCGGGATCAGAATGATCGAAGCGACTTCGAACAAGTTGCTCCACGCGGTCGGGTTCTCGAATGGATGCGCCGAGTTGACGCCGAAGAACCCGCCACCGTTGGTGCCCAGTTGCTTGATCGCAATTTGGCTGGCGGCCGGGCCGAGCGGGATCACTTGATCGACACCCTGCATCGTCACCGCATTCACATACTGCGCGAAGGTTTGCGGCACGCCCTGCCAGACCAGATACAACGCCAGCAACAGGCACAGTGGCAACAAGCCGTAGAGGGTGGCGCGGGTCATGTCGACCCAGAAGTTGCCGAGAGTCTTGGTCGACTTGCGACCGATGCCACGGCACAGCGCAACCAGCACGGCCAGGCCGGTGGCGGCGCTGACGAAGTTCTGTACGGTGAGACCGACCATCTGGCTCAGATAGCTGAGGGTCGCCTCGCCGCTGTAGGACTGCCAGTTGGTGTTGGTCATGAAACTGACGGCGGTGTTGAACGCTTGCGTCCACTCCTGGCCCGGCAGGTTCTGCGGGTTCAGCGGCAGGTGATCCTGGAACAACAGGATCGCAAACAACAGCAGAAAACCGGCAAGGTTGAACGCCAGCAGAGCCAGCGTGTATTTCTGCCAGCTCTGTTCAGTCTGCGGATCGACCCCGGCGATACGGTAGCAACCGCGCTCGACCGGGCCGAGAACCGGCGTCAGCCAGGTGCGCTGGCCTTCCATTACTTTGTAGTAGAAGCGCCCGAGGAACGGCGCCGGCAGCAAGACCAACGCAAAGAACGCGAGGATCAGCCAATAGTCATAACTGTGCATAGCCGCTCCTAGTTCCGATCCGCGCGCAACAGCGCAACCAACAGATAAATGAACAGCCCCACTGCCAACAGCAGTGACACCCCGTCCAGAACGCTCATGGAAGATCTCCGTGTTACGGCGTATTGCCGTGTGTGCAGGCATTGTCGGAAAGGAGGCTGTAAAGGAACGAGAGCGAGGGGATTGGCTGGCCATAAAGAAAGCGTAAAGAGTGGGTTTATGCGGGCGTTACAGCTGAGCTTTGTGGTGTTTGGGCTGGCGCCTTCGCGAGCAAGCTCGCTCCCACAGGGGAATGCATTTCAAAATGTGGGAGCGAGCCTGCTCGCGAAGACGGCATAACAAGCAACATCGCACCCAACTGGCGCACAAAAAGCAGCTATCCCCCGGCGAACATCCCCGATACGACAGCTTTCAACTCATTACGACTTGTTTCAGCGCAATGGCACGCGCACTGCAAACGCCCTCCCCTGAGCTTTCCAAACCGTTCAGGGAGCAAACGCATGAACACACAACTCAAACCCACGCTGGGCACCTTGCACCTGTGGGGCATCGCCGTGGGGCTGGTGATTTCCGGGGAATACTTCGGCTGGAGTTATGGCTGGGGCGTGGCTGGGACGCTGGGGTTTCTGGTGACCTCGTTCATGGTCGCGACCATGTACACCTGCTTTATCTTCAGTTTCACCGAACTGACCACCGCGATTCCCCATGCGGGCGGGCCGTTTGCCTACAGCCGACGCGCCTTCGGTGAAAAAGGAGGATTGATTGCTGGCCTGGCGACGCTGATCGAGTTTGTCTTCGCGCCACCGGCCATTGCCCTGGCCATCGGCGCTTACCTGAATGTGCAGTTTCCGGCACTCGATCCGAAACACGCAGCGGTCGGCGCCTATATCGTCTTTATGGGTTTGAATATTCTGGGCGTGAAGCTTGCGGCGACTTTCGAATTGATCGTCTGCGTACTGGCCGTCGCCGAATTGCTGGTGTTCATGGGGGTGGTCGCGCCGGCGTTCAGTTTCAGCAACTTCGCGCTCAATGGCTGGGCGGGGTCGGATGTATTTGGTGCGCCAGCGATTGCCGGGATGTTCGCGGCCATTCCGTTTGCGATCTGGTTCTTCCTCGCCATCGAAGGCGCCGCCATGGCCGCCGAAGAAGCCAAGGACCCGAAACGCACGATCCCCAAGGCTTACATCAGCGGCATTCTGACTCTGGTGCTGCTGGCGATGGGTGTGATGTTCTTTGCCGGCGGTGTCGGTGACTGGCGCACCTTGGCCAACATCAATGACCCATTGCCGCAGGCGATGAAAACCGTGGTCGGCGACAACTCTGGCTGGCTGCACATGCTGGTATGGATCGGTCTGTTCGGTCTGGTCGCCAGTTTCCACGGGATCATCCTCGGCTACTCGCGGCAGTTCTTCGCCCTCGCCCGCGCCGGGTATCTCCCAGCTTCGCTGGCGAAACTCTCGCGTTTCCAGACCCCGCACCGCGCAATCATTGTCGGCGGCATCATCGGCATCGCGGCGATTTACAGCGACGGCTTGATCAATCTCGGCGGCATGACCCTGACCGCCGCGATGATCACCATGGCCGTGTTCGGCGCGATCGTGATGTACATCATGAGCATGCTCAGCCTGTTCAAACTGCGTAAATCGGAACCGAATCTGGAACGCACTTTCCGCGCGCCGTGCTATCCGTTGATTCCAATGATTGCATTGGTGCTGGCGGTGGTTTGTCTGGTGGCGATGGCCTGGTTCAACGCGTTGATCGGCTTGATCTTCCTTGGCTTCATGGCGGTCGGTTTCGGCTACTTCCTGCTGACCGGACAACTGCGTGCCGACGCACCGGCCGATGCAATGCTGACGGGCAATTGAGGGATTTCGGGTGTACCGGGTACAAGCGGCCTAGAATGGAACCACTGCGAGTTCACTTCGCTCAAAAGTGGTATGCAGCGTTGCACGGCGAACTCCTCGTCCGTCGACCTGCCATTAAGGAGAGCCGTTATGCCTTGGTATGCCTGGTTGATTCTGGTCGTTGCAATCGGCTCGATCGTAGGGGGATTGATGATGTTGCGCGACACCGCCAACAAGGTCGATCTGACCGATGAAGAACGCAAGCGCGTTGCCCAACGCAATGCCGAAGCGGACGCCAAAGACGCCCAAGACCGCTGAACACAACCCCGCCAGATCGGCGGGGTTTGTGCTTTTTATAGCCATTGGACCTATCCGCACGCTTTTAAGAAGTAGAAGTACAGTCACCATCTAATTTTCCTTGGTTAAGATGGGGACATTGTTGCGGAGAGTTCCAGATGCGTTATTCGCATGACCATAAAGCCCAGACCCATCAGCGCATCATCAAGGAGGCTTCGGCACGCTTTCGCAAGGACGGAATCGGCGCTACAGGTCTGCAGCCCCTGATGAAGGCGCTGGGTTTGACCCATGGCGGTTTCTATTCACATTTCAAATCCAAGGACGAGTTGGTCGAGAAGGCCTTGCAAGAGGCCGGCAACCAGGTCGACGGGTTATGTGCCGAGATTTTTTCCAAGGACAACCCGCTTGATGCCTTTATCGAGACGTACCTGTCCGAATGGCATCAAACGTCGCCCCATGAAGGCTGCCCGTTGCTGACCATTTCTTCGGAGCTGGGCCTGCGTGGCCAGCCGAGTCCCACCAGTGACGTGGTCCTCAACGCACGGCTGGAGCAGATCGAAAACAGCCTCGAAGGCGAAAACAGCGCTGACCGCGCCATCGTCATCATGTCGACCCTGGTCGGTGCACTGCTGCTGTCGCGCAGTGTCGCGGATGCCGGGTTTGCGCAACGCATCCTCGATGTCACCCGCGATCACCTCAAGAACCGCGACTAAGCCTGCCAGCGCTTGAACAGCACGCTGGCATTGACCCCGCCAAACCCGAAACCATTGGACAGTGCATATTCGATCGACATCGGCCGCGCCTGGCCATGGACGATGTCCACCCCTGCGCTCGCCGGATCGGGATTGTCGAAATTCAGCGTCGGCGGTACCACCTGATCACGAATTGCCAGCAGCGTGAAGATCGCTTCAAGCCCGCCGGCAGCGCCGAGCAAATGACCGGTGGCTGACTTGGTCGACGTCACGGCGATTTTATTCTGCGTGCCGAACAACGCTTTGATCGCGGCCAACTCACCCAGATCGCCCACTGGCGTCGAGGTCGCATGCGCATTGAGATGCTGCACCTGATCCGGCTCGATACCCGCCTGCGCCAGTGCCAGCGTCATCGCCCGCCGAGCCCCACTGCCATCTTCAGGCCCGGCCGTCAGGTGATAGGCGTCGGCGCTGGTGCCATAGCCGACCAGCTCCGCCAGCGGCGTCGCGCCACGCGCCAACGCATGCTCGAGGGATTCGATCACCAAAAGCCCGGCGCCCTCGCCCATCACGAAACCGTCGCGCCCGCTGTCGAACGGCCGCGAGGCGCGCTGCGGGGTGTCGTTGTAACCGCTCGACAGTGCCCGCGCTGCCGCGAAACCGGCCAGACTGACGCGGTCGATGCAGGCTTCCGCACCGCCACACACGGCAATATCCGCTTCGCCGGCGCGGATCAAGCGCGCCGCATCGCCAATCGCTTGAACACCCGCAGCGCACGCCGTCACCGGCGCACCCAAAGGCCCCTTGAGGCCGTGTTGAATGGACACGTGACCTGCCGCGAGATTGACCAGAAACGACGGAATGGTAAACGGTGACAAACGCCGAGGACCGCGACTGTCGGTGGTGCGCACGGCGTCGGCAATCGCGCCGAAACCACCGACACCGGAACCGATGATCGTTGCGCTACGCTCCTGGCTTTTGCTTTCTGAAGGATGCCAGTCAGCCTGTTCCAGCGCCTGACGGGCAGCCTCCATGGCGAACAGAATGAAGCGGTCCATCTTCTTCTGCTCCTTCGGTGGCGTAGCGCGATCCGGATCGAAACCTGCTTCAGCGTCCTCTTCCAGCGTCGGCACCGCGCCGCCGACTCGCGTGGGTAAATCAGCGACCGTTGCCTCAGGCAAGTTACGCAAACCAGAACGCCCTGCCAGCAAACGCTGCCATACGACTTCAAGATCGCTGCCCAAGGGTGAAACCAGGCCCATGCCCGTGACGACTATTCGACGCGAATCCATACTGTGGTGACCTCTGATCAATTCAATTGCCGGACTTGTAGCGTTGGGCTGCGACACTGCGAGAAAGGTTCGGCGCCATGACATGACGAGCCGCAACAAATGCGTGCCATTCGCCTGCATCAGGCAGTGAAGGAATGGTGATCAACTCGCCCTGATCCAGACCGGCCAGCGCCGCATCGACCATCTCGCCCGCGTCCATGACCATTTCTGCCGGAATGCCACTGGCATCGATACCGGAGCGCTCCCAGATTTCGGTGCGGGTTACGCCGGGCAGCACAGCCTGGATCTGCGCGCCGGTGCCTTCAAGTTCAGTGTTCAACGACTGGGTCAGGCTCAGTACATAAGCTTTGCTGGCGCTGTAGGTAGCGTTGAAGCGTTCCGGGAACAACGCCACCACCGAGGCGATATTAATGATCGTGCCACGACCGGCCTTGGCGAAACTGGCGGCTGCCGCCGAGGCCAGACGCGTGACGGCGGTGATGTTCAACTGGATCAGTCGCTCCAACCGGTCCATATCGGCATTGGCCAGCAATCCGTCCGCCGCCACACCGGCGTTATTGACCAGCAAGCTTATGCTGGAATCGCTGCGCAGGCGTTGTTCGAGTTTGAGCACGTCATCCTTCTGTGTCAGATCGGCCTTGAGCACTTCAACCTGAACGCCATGGGCTTCACGCAACTGGCTAGCAGCACTTTCCAGACGGTCCTTGTCACGGGCTACCAACAGCAGATCAAAACCACGCGCCGCCAGGCGCTGAGCATAAATCGCACCGATACCCGACGATGCGCCGGTGACGAGAGCAGTACCTTGGGAGTGTGCGGAATTCATGAGAGTGCTCCTGGAATACTTGATGAAGGAAGTTGCCGATGAGACGTGTCGGCTCGACGCCCCGGCAAATTATTATAGGCATAATCTAAAGGCAATATGATAGCCATAATTTTAAATCGTCCGACGGGTGCCCTCTCCACCGCTACCAGCGGCCATGCACTGCGCAAGTAAAAAAGGCCGGTCAATGACCGGCCTCTTGGCTTTGAACACTCAGCTTAGTTGACTTCCAGCTTGTCGCGATTGCGATCCAGGATCGCCTTGCCAATCCCCTTCACTTCCAGCAACTCATCCACCGATGAAAACGGCCCGTTTGTTTCACGATACGCAACAATCGCTTTCGCTTTGGCCTCACCTACCCCAGCCAGTTCCTTTTGCAGCGTCGCCGCGTCGGCATCGTTGAGATCGACTTTTGCACTTTGGGAAGCTGCCGCTGTATCCATCACCAACGGCGCTTTGGGTGACTCCACTGGGGCAACAGGTGCAGCAATAGCGGCGATCGAGGCGCTGGTGAGGAAAGCAAAAATCAGAGAACAGAAGTAACCGGTACGCATTTTTGACGCTCCATCATCGTTTGAGAAAGCAGCTTTTCCGAAGCTGCTCTCCAAACGTAGGTCATGATGGGTGTATGTCAAAAATGCGAGCGTTACAGAATGTGAAACAATCAGGGCTCGAGACGGCGTTGCTGATAGATCCAGTCGACAATTTCGCCATCGGGGGTGTAGCCGGAGACGGTGTCTCGCAGCAACTGGCGAACGCGCGAATAATCATCTTCCTCGACGGCAGCCAGCAAATCCGCCAAACGAAGCTTGAGCAAGTCCCATGGCAAATGATCTTCGCTAGCACTCATGATCATCGGGTGTTCAGTCGCCAATACGTTATCGCCAATCAACAACTCTTCATAAAGCTTCTCGCCGGGGCGTAATCCGGTGAATTCGATCGAAATGTCACCTTGCAGATTTTTCTCCGAACGCACGCTCAAACCGGACAAATGAATCATCTTCTTCGCCAGTTCGACAATTCTTACCGGTTCCCCCATATCGAGTACGAACACATCGCCCCCCTGCCCCATGGAACCGGCCTGAATCACTAGTTGCGCGGCTTCAGGGATAGTCATGAAGTAACGGGTAATCTTGGGGTGGGTCACCGTCAATGGCCCACCTGATTTGATCTGACTGTGGAACAAGGGAATAACCGAACCGGAAGAACCCAGCACATTGCCGAAGCGGACCATCGTAAAACGAGTCTTGTTGACTCGAGACACATTGGATTTGTCGCCGAACAGAACAGGGGCGATTTCTCGACTCAAGGCCTGAAGCGTCAACTCGGCAAGACGCTTGGTACTGCCCATCACGTTAGTAGGGCGAACCGCCTTGTCTGTGGAAATCAATACGAAGTTGGACACCCCCGATTGCAAGGCAGCCTGGGCAGTATTAAGCGTCCCGATGACGTTATTGAGCACCCCTTCTGCAATGTTGTGTTCAACCATGGGCACGTGCTTATACGCGGCCGCATGGTAAACAGTTTCAACGTCCCAGGTATTCATGACATCCAGCAGTTTATGCGGATGTCGGATGGATCCGAGTATCGGCAAGAGCTTGACCGAAGTCGACTCCCGGGTTCCCCTTTGCTCCAACTCCGAAAGTATGCTGTAAAGGTTGAACTCGCTGTGGTCAAACAACAATAGCCTGGTGGGGCCAAGCGAGTAGATCTGTCGGCAAAGCTCAGAGCCAATGGAACCGCCAGCGCCAGTAACCATCACCGTCTTGCCCTTGATACAGCGCTCAAGCAGATCCGGTTGTGCAGGCACCGAATCACGCCCCAACAGATCAGCGATATCCACTTCCTGAATATCCTCGACCTTGACTCGGCCACTGGCAAGGTCAGTGAAATTTGGAACGCTGCGGATATGTAGCGGAAAACTCTCCAGAAGCGTGAGAATCTCCCGGCGACGTGCACGTGTCGACGACGGCAGCGCTAAAAGAATTTCCTGCGCACCTGTTTCATCGATCATCTGTTGAATGTGCTTGGGTTTGTAAACCTGCAGCCCGGCAATTACCCGATCAGCAATGCTCGGGTCGTCATCAATAAATGCCACCGGGCGCATGGTTCGGCCCATGCGTAATGCGGCAACCAATTGATTACCCGCGACTCCAGCCCCATAGACTGCAACTTTGATAAGGCTATCGTCACGGCTGGAAAAGGGTACGTGCTGAGCGCCAGCGAACCAGTCCCCCATGAAATACTGACGCATGCACAACCGCAAGCCGCCGATGATGACAAGGCTCAGCCACCAATAGTTGAAGACAATCGAACGCGGGACTACCGCCTCGTGGTTGCTATACCAATAGACAACCAGCGCCAGAATCAATGCGGACAGACTGACCGCTTTGATAATAGCGACCAGCGCATCGTTGCCAAAATAGCGCATTACCGCACGGTACATGCCAAAACGAATGAACAAGGGAATCGCGACAACAGGCGCGCATACGAAAAGCCAGAAATGCACCTTGAAAGGGTTGTACATATCGTCCAGACCCAGGCGAACGATAAAGGCCAGCCACAAAGCGGCCCAGACGAGCACGATGTCTGTGGCAACCTGAAGCAGTCTCTTGCGGCGCCGGGGAAGGCCTAACAGGTACTCTCTGATTTTATCCATAAACCCTTCAATTACCTTGATCACTCCTTTGAGCAGCACTCGCCATCGTGCCGGCTCAATGGCGTTTCGTGATCACTCTAAACCTAAATGACCTGGCAATTACTGCTTAGTTCTTGACCACCGGAATCTCGAGATCTCCGGCGTGAAACTTTATTGCCAGTACGATCAATGGAATGTAAGCCAAAAGCACACCCAAAGCACCGTCCAAACCGAGGCGCGTGACACAAAAGGCAATGGGCAACAGCCAGAACAGATTGATCACGCCGACCGCAACAGTGACCGGCAAGTGTTTGCCAAAGCGACGTGAAGCGAACTGATAGGCATGACTACGGTGTGCTTCATAGATCTTTTCTCCTCTCAGCATGCGATGAAACAGCGTGTACGTAGCGTCGACAATGAACACACCAAGCAAAATCATCCAGGCCCAGAGCATCGGTGCGCTCACCCAGGCAGCCTGCAGAGACAATCCGCCAAGGACGATGCCCAGAAATCCACTGCCAGCGTCGCCCATGAATATCCGTGCCGGTGGGAAGTTCCAATATAGAAAACCGCCAACGGCAGCAGCGAGCAACAAAGGCGCCCAGATCAGATTCTCCAATCCCGACAACCAGTAAAGCAGACAAGCACCGACGCAGGCACAAATCGCTTCTACACTGGCGATTCCGTCAATGCCGTCCATGAAGTTGTAAAGATTGAGTAGCCACACAAGATAAAAAGCGCCCAGCACAAAACCCAGCCAACCCAGTTCGATCGAAGTACCGAACAACTCAACGGGTGGTATGCCCCCCATCCAGCCCAATAACCACAAAGCTGAAGCAAAATGACCCAACAATCGCCATCGCGCGGCGATATGCCCGTGATCATCCATGAATCCAATCAAGGCAATGGCACCACCGCCCCCTGCCATCGCGACAAAAAACCGGACGGAAATCAAATCCGTGAAAAACAGAAAGCCCAGGGACAAGATAAATGCCGCAACAATCGCTATGCCGCCACCGCGTGGCGTAGCCACAACATGAGAGCTGCGTGCATTAGGAACATCCATCAGACTTCGAGATATCGCATACCGGCGCAAAACAGCAGTCAGCAAAAAAGCAATTCCGAAAACCAATGGAATGAAATATCCGTAACTCATCTTTTGCGAGACTCCAGAAAATGCTCAGCCGTCGCCTTCAAGCCCTCATCCAGGGTGAAGGGCGGACGCCAGCCTAACAACTCTCGATTCTTCTTGATATCGACCTGTAGCGAGCCGAAAAGCCGCTGAGCGACTGCACCTCGCCCCACCAGGCGAGCGAAGAACTTCAGTAGCGAAACAGGAACGGGGACGAGCCAGGTTTTTCTACCCAAAAAAATCAGAAGACGTTGCATCAATTGGGTTGTAGAAACATCTTCATCATCACTGACCAGAAACACCTGGTTTGCGGCACGAGGATGATCGACACACGTACTGACCAAATCAACGACGTTATCCAGTGAAACGAGACTTCGCAGGTTGTGAACAGATCCGAAAGGCATTGGAATGCCCTTCGTGAGCCAGTGCATCATTTGACGAAAGTTCGCACCTACACCTGGACCATAAATTAGTACCGGGCGGATGATTACAACTTCTATTGCGCCTGTCTGGGCAAGCTGCATTAGTTGTTGCTCTGCTTCGTATTTGGAGATCCCATAAGCATCAGACGGGAGCGGAGTGTCGCTGGCACTAAAGGCATGGCCGAGCAGAGTAGCTTCGCCATTAACCTTGATAGAACTTATATAAATGAACCTTTTGGCACCGGCCGCAACGGCCTGCCGTGCCAGACAAAGTGTTCCTTTGACATTAACCGCGCGAAACTCTTCAATGGATTTTGCCGAGTCTTCTTGCATGACATGCACTCGCGCCGCAGCATGTACAACAACATCCACACCAGTTAAAGACTCGCGCCAGTCGGTATCTTCATTAATATCCGATATACGAGTTACAGTCATTTCCTCTGGTAACTTCCCTCGTACACTCCGTAATGGGGCCACGACGGAATTATCTGGAAAATTGCAAAAATGCTGAACCAAGGACCTTCCAAGAAATCCTGTCGCACCGGTGACAAGTATTTTTTTTGGCATTTTAACCGATT includes:
- a CDS encoding nucleoside-diphosphate sugar epimerase/dehydratase gives rise to the protein MDKIREYLLGLPRRRKRLLQVATDIVLVWAALWLAFIVRLGLDDMYNPFKVHFWLFVCAPVVAIPLFIRFGMYRAVMRYFGNDALVAIIKAVSLSALILALVVYWYSNHEAVVPRSIVFNYWWLSLVIIGGLRLCMRQYFMGDWFAGAQHVPFSSRDDSLIKVAVYGAGVAGNQLVAALRMGRTMRPVAFIDDDPSIADRVIAGLQVYKPKHIQQMIDETGAQEILLALPSSTRARRREILTLLESFPLHIRSVPNFTDLASGRVKVEDIQEVDIADLLGRDSVPAQPDLLERCIKGKTVMVTGAGGSIGSELCRQIYSLGPTRLLLFDHSEFNLYSILSELEQRGTRESTSVKLLPILGSIRHPHKLLDVMNTWDVETVYHAAAYKHVPMVEHNIAEGVLNNVIGTLNTAQAALQSGVSNFVLISTDKAVRPTNVMGSTKRLAELTLQALSREIAPVLFGDKSNVSRVNKTRFTMVRFGNVLGSSGSVIPLFHSQIKSGGPLTVTHPKITRYFMTIPEAAQLVIQAGSMGQGGDVFVLDMGEPVRIVELAKKMIHLSGLSVRSEKNLQGDISIEFTGLRPGEKLYEELLIGDNVLATEHPMIMSASEDHLPWDLLKLRLADLLAAVEEDDYSRVRQLLRDTVSGYTPDGEIVDWIYQQRRLEP
- a CDS encoding glycosyltransferase family 4 protein — its product is MSYGYFIPLVFGIAFLLTAVLRRYAISRSLMDVPNARSSHVVATPRGGGIAIVAAFILSLGFLFFTDLISVRFFVAMAGGGGAIALIGFMDDHGHIAARWRLLGHFASALWLLGWMGGIPPVELFGTSIELGWLGFVLGAFYLVWLLNLYNFMDGIDGIASVEAICACVGACLLYWLSGLENLIWAPLLLAAAVGGFLYWNFPPARIFMGDAGSGFLGIVLGGLSLQAAWVSAPMLWAWMILLGVFIVDATYTLFHRMLRGEKIYEAHRSHAYQFASRRFGKHLPVTVAVGVINLFWLLPIAFCVTRLGLDGALGVLLAYIPLIVLAIKFHAGDLEIPVVKN
- a CDS encoding SDR family oxidoreductase, with amino-acid sequence MPKKILVTGATGFLGRSLVQHFCNFPDNSVVAPLRSVRGKLPEEMTVTRISDINEDTDWRESLTGVDVVVHAAARVHVMQEDSAKSIEEFRAVNVKGTLCLARQAVAAGAKRFIYISSIKVNGEATLLGHAFSASDTPLPSDAYGISKYEAEQQLMQLAQTGAIEVVIIRPVLIYGPGVGANFRQMMHWLTKGIPMPFGSVHNLRSLVSLDNVVDLVSTCVDHPRAANQVFLVSDDEDVSTTQLMQRLLIFLGRKTWLVPVPVSLLKFFARLVGRGAVAQRLFGSLQVDIKKNRELLGWRPPFTLDEGLKATAEHFLESRKR